From a region of the Microterricola gilva genome:
- a CDS encoding Rv2578c family radical SAM protein, with protein MRWSGQELGVDQPSTLPGLARLNNLVRTVRTPEFADMTFHEVLAKSALNKVPSQSAMPFEWTINPYRGCSHACVYCFARPTHSYLDLNTGEDFDRQLVVKINVADVLRSELRKASWQRHPVALGTNTDPYQRAEGRYALMPGIIDALTESRTPFSILTKGTLLRRDLGRIADAAKSVPVSLAMSIAIYDDELQQSIEPGTPTTAARLATVTAVREAGLDCSVFLMPILPFLTDTQAHLDEAMRRAKAAGATSVVYTALYLRPGVREWFMQWLGGAHPELVPRYRQLYARGAYAPKEYRAWLADRIEPLIRAHGLQRGSTSSATGGVAPPRAPRAPAFAPAPAEPEPTLF; from the coding sequence ATGAGGTGGAGCGGACAAGAACTGGGCGTCGACCAACCGTCGACCCTGCCCGGGCTTGCGAGGCTCAATAACCTCGTACGCACGGTGCGCACGCCTGAGTTCGCCGACATGACCTTCCACGAGGTGCTGGCGAAATCGGCGCTGAACAAGGTGCCGAGCCAGAGCGCGATGCCGTTCGAGTGGACCATCAACCCGTACCGGGGATGCTCCCATGCCTGCGTCTACTGCTTCGCGCGACCGACCCACAGCTACCTCGACCTCAACACCGGCGAGGACTTCGACCGCCAGCTCGTCGTCAAGATCAACGTCGCCGACGTGCTGCGCTCCGAGCTGCGCAAGGCGAGTTGGCAGCGGCATCCCGTGGCACTCGGCACCAACACCGATCCGTATCAGCGGGCGGAAGGGCGCTACGCCCTGATGCCTGGCATCATTGACGCGCTGACCGAGAGTCGGACGCCGTTCAGCATTCTCACGAAGGGAACGCTGCTCCGCCGCGATCTGGGTCGCATCGCGGATGCGGCGAAGTCGGTGCCCGTGAGCCTCGCGATGTCGATCGCCATCTACGACGACGAGCTGCAGCAGTCGATCGAACCGGGAACGCCGACGACGGCCGCGCGGCTCGCAACGGTGACGGCGGTGCGCGAGGCAGGCCTGGACTGCTCGGTCTTCCTCATGCCGATCCTGCCGTTCCTCACCGACACACAGGCGCACCTCGACGAGGCGATGCGGCGGGCGAAGGCGGCGGGAGCGACATCCGTCGTCTACACGGCGTTGTACCTGCGACCCGGGGTGCGGGAGTGGTTCATGCAGTGGTTGGGCGGTGCCCACCCGGAACTCGTGCCGCGCTATCGGCAGCTCTACGCGCGGGGTGCATACGCGCCGAAGGAGTACCGCGCGTGGCTCGCCGATCGCATTGAGCCCCTGATTCGGGCGCACGGACTGCAGCGAGGCTCCACCTCTTCTGCGACGGGCGGCGTTGCACCGCCGCGCGCTCCGCGGGCCCCTGCCTTCGCGCCTGCGCCGGCGGAGCCGGAGCCGACGCTGTTCTGA
- a CDS encoding thymidine kinase: MAKLYFRYGAMNSGKSTALLQAAYNYEERGHAVLLAKPAVDTKGDLGILSRLGFTRVVDFVLPPDADAYTIFQEHRRAVLAATNRDVSCLLIDEAQFLSEEQVDDLLRIAILEGIPVLAYGIRTDFQTVAFPGSRRLLEVAHSLEELKTICRCGRKAVFNGRKIGDRYVFDGAQVAIDATDAVSYESLCGACYLQESHGMLNGRAHVPAAV; this comes from the coding sequence ATGGCCAAACTCTACTTTCGCTACGGCGCCATGAACTCCGGCAAGAGCACCGCGCTCCTGCAGGCCGCGTATAACTACGAGGAACGAGGGCACGCGGTCCTGTTGGCCAAGCCGGCGGTCGACACCAAGGGCGACCTCGGCATCCTCTCGCGTCTAGGCTTCACGCGCGTGGTCGACTTCGTGCTGCCCCCGGATGCCGACGCGTACACGATCTTCCAGGAGCACCGCCGCGCGGTGCTCGCAGCGACCAATCGTGACGTGAGCTGCCTGCTCATCGACGAGGCCCAGTTTCTGAGCGAGGAGCAGGTCGATGATCTGCTCCGGATCGCGATCCTCGAGGGCATTCCCGTTCTGGCATACGGCATCCGCACCGACTTCCAGACCGTCGCATTCCCGGGCAGCCGCCGCCTGCTCGAAGTCGCGCACAGCCTCGAGGAGCTCAAGACGATCTGCCGCTGCGGCCGCAAGGCCGTGTTCAACGGGCGCAAGATCGGCGACCGCTACGTCTTCGATGGTGCACAGGTCGCCATCGACGCGACGGATGCCGTCAGCTACGAGTCGCTCTGCGGTGCGTGCTACCTGCAGGAATCGCACGGGATGCTGAACGGTCGCGCCCACGTCCCGGCGGCCGTCTGA
- a CDS encoding response regulator transcription factor: MSTTESRIAVVIEDDADIRQLLATVLEQAGFDTILTGNGVDGVNAVREHDPVITTLDVSMPGIDGFETAKRIRAFSSTYLIMLTARAEEIDTLQGLEAGADDYVTKPFRPRELRARIEAMLRRPRSGGTAPVSAEPTPSAAAAAADPADATALDANTLPAHQDSGVGGDWHEHRGLRLNSAERRVRLNDDDLELTRTEFNLLEVLLLSGRRVRSKTELAELLRDEDAAFYVSDADKRAIEVHLANLRRKLGDHPTSPRWIETVRGVGYRLTADDKV, translated from the coding sequence TTGAGTACGACAGAGAGCCGCATCGCCGTCGTGATCGAAGACGACGCGGACATTCGTCAACTTCTTGCGACAGTTCTGGAGCAAGCCGGCTTCGACACGATTCTCACCGGGAACGGTGTCGACGGCGTGAACGCCGTGCGTGAGCATGATCCCGTCATCACGACGCTGGACGTGAGCATGCCAGGCATCGATGGCTTCGAGACTGCGAAACGCATCAGAGCGTTCAGCTCCACATATCTGATCATGCTCACGGCCCGCGCAGAGGAGATCGACACCCTGCAGGGGCTCGAGGCCGGCGCCGACGACTATGTCACCAAGCCGTTCCGACCCCGTGAACTGCGCGCACGCATCGAGGCCATGCTGCGACGGCCGCGCTCTGGCGGCACGGCGCCGGTGAGCGCTGAGCCAACGCCGTCGGCTGCCGCCGCCGCCGCCGACCCCGCCGACGCCACGGCGCTCGACGCGAACACGCTTCCAGCACACCAGGACTCCGGCGTCGGCGGTGACTGGCACGAGCACCGCGGCCTTCGCCTCAACTCGGCTGAGCGTCGCGTTCGACTCAACGATGACGACCTGGAGTTGACCCGCACGGAGTTCAACCTTCTCGAGGTGCTCCTGCTCTCCGGGCGTCGGGTGCGGAGCAAGACGGAACTCGCGGAGCTGCTGCGGGATGAGGATGCCGCGTTCTATGTCAGCGATGCCGACAAGCGGGCGATCGAGGTGCATCTCGCGAATCTGCGGCGCAAGCTGGGCGACCACCCGACGAGCCCGCGCTGGATCGAGACGGTGCGCGGCGTCGGATACCGACTCACCGCGGACGACAAGGTCTAG
- a CDS encoding HAD-IIB family hydrolase, whose product MTTRLVAFDLDDTLAASKSPLDPEMAAVLLRLLDVVEVCIISGGNYTQFQNQVLAVLNIDDERRLSRLHLMPTCGTQYLQFADGEWVQRYAEVLSDDEKSRALESVERNARALGFWEEQTWGPILEDRGSQITFSALGQQAPVDAKAAWDADGSKKRALRDDVAAELTDLEVRSGGSTSIDITKRGVDKAYGMRKLVDASGISLDEMIFVGDRLDEGGNDYPVKAMGVSCIAVHGWRDTVGVVEGLLERELAVV is encoded by the coding sequence ATGACCACCAGACTTGTAGCCTTCGACCTCGACGACACCTTGGCGGCCTCGAAGTCGCCCCTCGACCCCGAGATGGCGGCCGTGCTGTTGCGACTGCTCGACGTGGTCGAGGTGTGCATCATCTCCGGAGGCAACTACACCCAGTTCCAGAACCAGGTACTCGCGGTGCTCAACATCGACGATGAGCGTCGCCTGTCACGCCTGCACCTGATGCCGACCTGTGGCACCCAGTACCTGCAGTTCGCTGACGGCGAGTGGGTGCAGCGTTACGCGGAGGTGCTGAGCGACGATGAGAAGTCGCGCGCCCTGGAATCCGTTGAGCGCAACGCGCGAGCGCTCGGCTTCTGGGAGGAGCAGACTTGGGGGCCGATTCTTGAGGATCGCGGCTCGCAGATCACCTTCTCTGCGCTTGGCCAGCAGGCTCCGGTCGACGCGAAGGCGGCGTGGGACGCGGACGGCTCCAAGAAGCGCGCGCTGCGTGACGACGTCGCGGCGGAGCTCACCGATCTCGAGGTGCGCTCCGGCGGCTCCACGTCCATCGACATCACGAAGCGCGGAGTGGACAAGGCGTACGGCATGCGCAAGCTCGTCGACGCTTCGGGCATTTCGCTCGACGAGATGATCTTCGTCGGCGACCGGCTCGACGAGGGCGGCAACGACTACCCGGTGAAGGCCATGGGCGTCAGCTGCATCGCCGTGCACGGCTGGCGTGACACGGTCGGCGTGGTCGAGGGGCTGCTCGAACGCGAGCTCGCGGTCGTCTAG
- a CDS encoding sensor histidine kinase, whose amino-acid sequence MSRALSHAANWFGMVCIAGAITTMLALSVHLPEPRFLIAAATMLPMGALLVALSVRHTVTLSLCYLLVGGFCTFVYIFTLLSSPASFPSSNLFIVALPKMALIMVGGAGSGALLGVLWTTAGFLIAELATVAAVVLADSHLRADVTTLVTYVLLVAVLLFDGLTRRTARLAQPVMHLAAREDRTLELRRELELRAAAQLHDTALSELILIADSRPGPLDKRLIAQIGREITALNDRDWLVEERQSEQDSPLAATTHSSAWHSSAMATAVDDARARGLTVRVSGDPAAVRDLDPGVDRAIGQALGQCFINVLRHAGVDEADVSIVVAPEDLTVIVVDDGIGFDVSTLYPDEPETEHSSSGEGATAAQSQGIGLRHSVRGRIEAHGGTVEIWSRPGVGTSVMMSVPWARSADIVRAENGR is encoded by the coding sequence ATGAGCCGTGCTCTCTCCCACGCCGCGAACTGGTTCGGCATGGTCTGCATCGCCGGTGCCATCACCACGATGCTCGCGCTCTCCGTCCACCTTCCGGAGCCGCGCTTCCTGATCGCGGCAGCGACGATGCTGCCGATGGGCGCGCTCCTGGTCGCGCTGAGCGTGCGCCACACCGTGACGTTGTCGCTGTGTTACCTGCTCGTCGGCGGCTTCTGCACATTCGTCTACATCTTCACCTTGTTGAGCAGCCCCGCCAGCTTTCCGTCATCGAACCTCTTCATCGTCGCGCTGCCCAAGATGGCGCTCATCATGGTGGGAGGCGCCGGATCCGGGGCCCTGCTCGGCGTTCTGTGGACCACCGCAGGCTTCCTGATCGCCGAGCTCGCGACCGTTGCCGCTGTCGTGCTCGCCGACTCCCATCTGCGCGCGGATGTCACAACGCTCGTCACCTATGTACTGCTCGTGGCCGTGCTGCTCTTCGACGGATTGACGCGCCGCACTGCCCGCCTTGCTCAACCGGTCATGCATTTGGCCGCGCGGGAAGACCGAACCCTTGAGCTGCGCCGCGAGCTCGAGCTACGCGCTGCAGCTCAGCTGCACGACACCGCGCTGAGCGAGTTGATCCTGATCGCGGACAGCAGGCCCGGCCCGCTCGACAAGCGCCTGATCGCGCAGATCGGACGTGAGATCACCGCGCTGAATGACCGGGATTGGCTCGTGGAGGAGCGGCAGAGTGAGCAGGATTCGCCCCTCGCGGCGACCACGCACTCCTCCGCCTGGCATTCCAGCGCGATGGCCACGGCCGTTGACGATGCACGGGCACGCGGGCTGACCGTCCGTGTCTCGGGGGACCCGGCTGCCGTGCGCGACCTGGACCCGGGTGTCGACCGGGCCATCGGCCAGGCGCTGGGCCAGTGCTTCATCAACGTGTTGCGGCACGCCGGGGTCGACGAGGCCGATGTGAGCATCGTCGTCGCGCCGGAGGACCTGACCGTGATCGTGGTCGACGACGGCATCGGGTTCGACGTGAGCACCCTCTACCCTGACGAGCCCGAGACTGAGCACTCCTCGTCCGGAGAGGGCGCCACGGCCGCCCAGTCACAGGGCATCGGGCTGCGGCACTCGGTGCGAGGACGCATCGAAGCGCACGGTGGCACGGTTGAGATCTGGAGCCGACCCGGCGTCGGCACGTCGGTGATGATGAGCGTTCCGTGGGCACGGAGCGCCGACATCGTCAGGGCGGAGAACGGCCGATGA
- a CDS encoding malate:quinone oxidoreductase, protein MNSETPVDVVLIGGGIMSATLGALIKQLQPDWTIRAYERLGEVAQESSNPWNNAGTGHAALCELNYMPAAADGSVDASKAVQINEQFQISRQLWAHLVQEGALPEPQNFINVAPHMTFVRGAANIDYLQKRFDALKDEPLFQGMEFSTDAEKIGEWTPLLTKKRNPKQKIAATRIEAGTDVDFGALTRFLFDDLVKRGGEVHLNHQVTGLKRQKDGLWRIKLNHLVGHTPSVVKARFVFVGAGGGALALLQQSGIPEIRGFGGFPISGQFLRTTNPKVVAQHQAKVYGKAAVGAPPMSVPHLDTRVVNGETSLLFGPYAGFTPKFLKTSTWLDLPFSIRWHNIGPMIAVGWQNFDLVKYLVGELMAGRTKKLKALQEFMPTAKMEDWELITAGQRVQVMKKDAKRGGVLQFGTEVITGADGTIAGLLGASPGASTAAPIMLDVLARCFPAQMKGWEPKIREMIPSYGTKLSEDPAAAAASLAATARVLNIPA, encoded by the coding sequence GTGAATTCTGAGACACCTGTCGACGTCGTTCTCATCGGTGGCGGCATTATGAGCGCCACCCTCGGCGCCTTGATCAAGCAGCTGCAACCCGACTGGACGATTCGTGCATACGAACGTCTCGGAGAGGTCGCTCAAGAGAGCTCGAACCCGTGGAACAACGCCGGGACGGGGCACGCTGCGCTCTGTGAGTTGAACTACATGCCTGCCGCGGCGGATGGCAGCGTCGATGCCAGCAAGGCCGTGCAGATCAACGAGCAGTTCCAGATCAGCCGGCAGCTGTGGGCCCACCTCGTGCAGGAGGGCGCACTGCCAGAGCCCCAGAACTTCATCAACGTCGCCCCGCACATGACCTTCGTGCGCGGTGCCGCCAACATCGACTACCTGCAGAAGCGCTTCGACGCGCTCAAGGATGAGCCGCTGTTCCAGGGCATGGAGTTCTCCACCGATGCGGAGAAGATCGGCGAGTGGACCCCGCTCCTCACCAAGAAGCGCAACCCGAAGCAGAAGATCGCCGCAACGCGCATCGAGGCTGGGACCGACGTCGACTTCGGCGCGCTCACCCGCTTCCTCTTCGACGACCTCGTCAAGCGCGGCGGCGAGGTGCACCTGAACCACCAGGTCACCGGCCTGAAGCGCCAGAAGGACGGCCTCTGGCGGATCAAGCTCAACCACCTGGTCGGGCACACCCCGTCCGTCGTCAAGGCTCGCTTCGTCTTCGTCGGCGCGGGCGGTGGGGCGCTCGCCCTGCTGCAGCAGAGCGGCATCCCCGAGATCCGCGGCTTCGGCGGCTTCCCGATCTCCGGCCAGTTCCTGCGCACCACCAACCCCAAGGTCGTCGCCCAGCACCAGGCCAAGGTCTACGGCAAGGCCGCCGTCGGCGCCCCGCCCATGTCGGTTCCCCACCTCGACACCCGCGTCGTCAACGGTGAGACCTCCCTGCTTTTCGGTCCATACGCAGGCTTCACGCCCAAGTTCCTGAAGACGAGCACGTGGCTTGACCTGCCCTTCTCGATCCGCTGGCACAACATCGGCCCGATGATCGCCGTCGGGTGGCAGAACTTCGACCTGGTCAAGTACCTCGTCGGTGAGCTCATGGCCGGCCGCACGAAGAAGCTGAAGGCTCTGCAGGAGTTCATGCCGACGGCCAAGATGGAGGACTGGGAACTCATCACGGCCGGCCAGCGTGTTCAGGTCATGAAGAAGGACGCCAAGAGGGGCGGCGTGCTGCAGTTCGGCACCGAGGTCATCACGGGCGCCGACGGCACCATCGCCGGCTTGCTCGGCGCATCGCCGGGAGCCTCGACCGCGGCACCGATCATGCTCGATGTGCTTGCCCGCTGCTTCCCCGCGCAGATGAAGGGCTGGGAGCCCAAGATCCGCGAGATGATCCCGAGCTACGGCACAAAGCTCTCCGAGGATCCAGCCGCTGCCGCCGCCTCGCTCGCGGCGACCGCGCGCGTCCTGAACATCCCCGCCTAG
- a CDS encoding DNA-binding response regulator, with protein MTMNRAENGPAHTPGLNLPIRVGILDDHELLLDSMISWIAENAPEFEVVVRAERWVDLVRSENFPTALVLMDFQLVEPVSVEARIRTCRAAGAAVIVMSALDPAEARIRALDAGAAAFISKTESMHVFRSIAREVMGLGRVPSATAIAGETAGSEEQAAEFLRPKLSRGELEALQLYVAGNTTAAVARLMNVKYETAKTYLRRVREKYARANRPASRRADLILRAAEDGYLQ; from the coding sequence ATGACCATGAACCGAGCGGAGAACGGCCCGGCGCACACGCCTGGCCTCAACCTGCCGATTCGGGTGGGGATCCTCGACGACCATGAGTTGCTGCTCGACAGCATGATCAGCTGGATCGCCGAGAACGCCCCGGAGTTCGAGGTCGTCGTTCGGGCGGAACGCTGGGTCGACCTCGTGCGCAGCGAGAACTTTCCCACCGCACTCGTTCTGATGGACTTCCAACTGGTCGAGCCGGTCTCGGTCGAAGCGCGCATTCGCACCTGTCGCGCGGCCGGGGCAGCGGTCATCGTGATGAGCGCGCTCGACCCGGCTGAGGCGAGAATCCGTGCGCTCGATGCCGGTGCGGCGGCATTCATCTCCAAGACGGAATCGATGCACGTGTTCCGCTCGATCGCCCGCGAGGTGATGGGACTCGGCCGCGTCCCGAGCGCCACGGCCATCGCGGGGGAGACGGCAGGGAGCGAGGAGCAGGCGGCGGAGTTCCTCAGGCCCAAACTCAGCAGGGGTGAGCTCGAGGCGTTGCAGCTCTACGTCGCAGGCAACACGACCGCTGCCGTTGCGCGGCTCATGAATGTGAAATACGAGACGGCCAAGACATACTTAAGGCGCGTGCGCGAGAAGTACGCCAGGGCGAATCGGCCAGCGAGCCGCCGAGCCGATCTGATTTTGCGAGCCGCTGAGGACGGGTATCTGCAGTAA
- a CDS encoding response regulator transcription factor: protein MNTYRVALVDDHDIVARGFADLFASIPGITVVALAGTVDELLEQLSRADEPALDLVILDLRLADGSTPALNVRLLREAGSAVLAFTGGDDAALVRSAAHSGVLGVVRKSEPATVLLDAVRQAASGEPVASTEWAAALDGDPDLADAGLSARERQVLSLYAAGAKAPLVATTAGVTESTVIDYIRRIRSKYERVGRPASTKIDLYKRALEDGILPVPGGRSAGPRTPPRRSAAPDGD from the coding sequence ATGAACACTTACCGCGTTGCACTCGTAGACGACCACGACATCGTGGCCAGGGGCTTTGCCGATCTCTTCGCCAGCATCCCAGGCATCACCGTCGTCGCCCTCGCCGGCACGGTAGACGAGCTCCTCGAACAGCTCTCGCGTGCGGACGAGCCTGCTCTCGACCTCGTGATCCTCGATCTGCGACTTGCCGACGGTTCGACGCCTGCCCTCAACGTGCGGCTGTTGCGCGAGGCAGGCTCGGCCGTCCTCGCGTTCACCGGCGGCGACGATGCGGCGCTGGTCCGCTCCGCCGCGCACAGCGGGGTGCTCGGAGTCGTGCGCAAGTCTGAGCCGGCGACGGTGTTGCTCGATGCTGTGCGCCAGGCCGCGTCCGGCGAACCCGTCGCCTCGACCGAGTGGGCGGCAGCGTTGGACGGCGACCCCGATCTGGCCGATGCCGGCCTGAGCGCGCGTGAACGCCAGGTGCTCTCCCTCTACGCCGCAGGGGCGAAGGCCCCGCTCGTCGCGACGACGGCCGGTGTCACCGAATCGACGGTGATCGACTACATCCGCCGCATCCGCTCCAAGTACGAGCGCGTCGGCCGACCGGCGAGCACCAAGATCGATCTCTACAAACGAGCACTCGAGGACGGCATCCTGCCGGTTCCCGGGGGCCGGAGTGCCGGGCCGCGCACGCCTCCGCGTCGATCAGCGGCGCCGGACGGTGACTGA
- a CDS encoding response regulator transcription factor yields MPGTQSAAVSTPVTVIRLALVHGYVAALEGLSGWLDANAPEIEVVARARSWEEARAQRGAKPQVYLLDLQSLPTSSLVEVIAEARSDGAAVVAWGDFDDEMTLARLRGTGAASVLGRSNSIEDARAAVVDAVVLGRESWTGELVPVGHGRASLAARGLVHDDDSGEVVRESARSAGAQAASPIGLSEDDIEVVRLYAVGNSPIDIALRMNVRFDRVRDHLARVRDYYEAQGRRASNRLDLVQRASEDGLLEA; encoded by the coding sequence ATGCCAGGCACGCAGTCTGCTGCCGTCTCGACGCCGGTCACAGTGATTCGTCTGGCGCTCGTGCATGGCTACGTCGCCGCCCTCGAAGGACTCAGCGGTTGGCTCGACGCCAACGCCCCCGAAATTGAGGTTGTCGCGCGGGCCCGATCGTGGGAGGAAGCACGTGCGCAGCGCGGGGCCAAGCCGCAGGTGTACCTTCTCGACCTGCAGAGTCTGCCGACCTCGTCGTTGGTCGAGGTGATCGCGGAGGCACGCTCAGACGGTGCGGCGGTCGTGGCGTGGGGCGACTTCGATGACGAGATGACGCTCGCCAGGCTCCGTGGAACGGGGGCGGCGAGCGTGCTCGGCAGGAGTAACTCGATCGAGGACGCCAGGGCCGCCGTGGTCGACGCTGTCGTGCTCGGCCGCGAGTCGTGGACCGGTGAGCTGGTCCCGGTCGGTCATGGCCGCGCATCGCTGGCTGCGCGCGGGCTCGTCCACGACGATGATTCCGGTGAGGTGGTCAGGGAGTCGGCTCGTTCCGCCGGGGCGCAGGCGGCCTCGCCAATCGGGCTGAGCGAGGACGACATCGAAGTCGTGCGGCTCTACGCGGTCGGCAACAGCCCGATCGACATCGCCCTCAGGATGAACGTGCGCTTCGACCGAGTACGCGACCACCTCGCGAGAGTTCGGGACTATTACGAGGCGCAGGGCCGCCGTGCCTCGAATCGGCTCGACCTGGTGCAGCGTGCGAGTGAGGACGGGCTGCTCGAGGCCTGA
- a CDS encoding sensor histidine kinase translates to MTELAPRVPFRENYLRLKPGPTQLRLMRMTAGAVGLGALVFGALAIGPFSEQHPGGPGPAAILSFVVLLGLPIVIGAVGSWAPLPVLPVLAACEAAALLAVLVLWPIVHGGPHHDGMPWPLGISAMPIVCMALVMRGLFVWCYLGVVGVLTVLVTFAGSPGQEPLLIAVQTGVYASSFAAIFVGLVLVGLESAEHLDRLQEAERLNTARSAARQARESERARFDGLIHDGVISTLLMAGRSERLSADQVRQAEDTLAQLERIGAEPHLTDLVTPELLLGRLRRLAALYRIPIDVTLVSDRLTVPAPAAEALLAACGEAVRNSIEHAAGEPAEPVGTAVPGDAGARHIERRIEVRASDDAVTIGVRDDGIGFEPSQVRPERLGVSRSIRGRMNELPGGYAVIDSRPGSGTVVMLGWVRR, encoded by the coding sequence GTGACTGAGCTCGCCCCGCGGGTTCCCTTTCGCGAGAACTATCTGCGTCTGAAACCCGGCCCCACGCAACTCCGTCTGATGCGGATGACGGCGGGCGCGGTCGGTCTCGGGGCGCTCGTCTTCGGGGCGCTCGCGATCGGGCCGTTCTCCGAGCAACACCCAGGAGGTCCGGGGCCGGCCGCGATCCTGAGCTTCGTCGTGCTGCTCGGCCTCCCGATCGTGATCGGAGCGGTCGGCAGTTGGGCGCCGTTGCCGGTGCTGCCTGTTCTCGCGGCCTGCGAGGCCGCCGCACTGTTGGCCGTGCTCGTGCTCTGGCCGATCGTGCACGGCGGGCCGCACCACGACGGCATGCCGTGGCCGCTCGGAATCTCGGCCATGCCGATCGTCTGCATGGCCCTTGTGATGCGCGGCCTCTTCGTGTGGTGCTATCTCGGCGTCGTCGGCGTGCTCACCGTCCTCGTCACCTTCGCCGGCTCCCCTGGGCAGGAGCCGCTGCTGATCGCCGTCCAGACCGGTGTGTACGCGAGCTCATTCGCTGCGATCTTCGTCGGACTGGTGCTCGTCGGGCTGGAGAGCGCCGAGCACCTCGACCGCCTGCAGGAGGCGGAGCGCCTGAACACGGCGCGCAGTGCGGCACGTCAGGCGCGCGAGAGCGAGCGAGCGCGCTTCGACGGTCTGATCCACGACGGCGTGATCTCGACCCTGCTCATGGCCGGCCGATCGGAACGGCTGAGCGCGGATCAGGTGCGGCAGGCCGAGGACACCCTCGCACAGCTCGAGCGTATCGGCGCAGAGCCGCACCTGACCGATCTGGTGACGCCGGAGCTGCTGCTCGGCCGGCTCCGTCGGCTCGCCGCGCTGTACCGGATCCCGATTGATGTCACGCTCGTGTCTGACCGACTCACCGTACCGGCGCCGGCCGCCGAGGCGTTGCTCGCCGCGTGCGGCGAAGCTGTCCGCAACTCGATCGAGCATGCTGCGGGGGAGCCCGCGGAGCCCGTCGGCACCGCGGTGCCTGGCGACGCCGGCGCGCGTCATATTGAGCGCCGCATCGAGGTCAGGGCCAGCGACGACGCCGTCACCATCGGCGTGCGCGACGACGGGATCGGATTCGAGCCGTCGCAGGTGCGGCCGGAACGGCTGGGTGTGTCCCGCAGCATCCGCGGCCGGATGAACGAATTGCCAGGCGGCTACGCCGTCATCGATTCGCGGCCGGGCAGCGGCACCGTCGTCATGTTGGGGTGGGTGCGTCGATGA
- a CDS encoding VanZ family protein, protein MHTAATHAATAAPTAAGRPAARVRAHGHQSALRIVFALYLLAVCVIVFAPQPDAERFTGIVAVIARAAEAWGIPFEIAYPVLEFTANIALFVPFGLLVPLIAPLWHPWLVIASGLAVSCLIEFTQTALPSRFPTASDLLANTLGTALGVALLAVFMRLRSRARHSG, encoded by the coding sequence ATGCACACAGCAGCGACGCACGCGGCAACGGCGGCTCCGACGGCGGCAGGGCGCCCAGCGGCGCGCGTGCGCGCTCACGGCCACCAGAGCGCCCTACGGATCGTGTTCGCCCTCTACCTCCTGGCGGTGTGCGTGATCGTGTTCGCGCCGCAGCCAGACGCCGAGCGGTTCACCGGCATCGTGGCCGTCATCGCGCGTGCAGCAGAGGCGTGGGGCATCCCGTTCGAGATCGCCTACCCCGTGCTCGAGTTCACAGCGAACATCGCGCTGTTCGTGCCATTCGGACTGCTTGTGCCGCTCATCGCGCCGCTCTGGCATCCGTGGCTCGTGATCGCATCTGGCCTCGCCGTCAGCTGCCTCATCGAGTTCACTCAGACGGCGCTCCCGTCGCGTTTCCCGACGGCATCCGATCTGCTCGCCAACACGCTCGGCACGGCGCTCGGCGTCGCGCTGCTCGCGGTGTTCATGCGGCTACGCTCACGCGCCCGCCACTCAGGCTGA